The window GCGCTGGGCGTCCGTAAGTGGCGCACCATCACCAAGGTGGTCATTCCGACGGCGATCTCCGGCATCGCGTCCGGCGTCACCTTGGCGATCGCCCGGGTTATCGGCGAAACCGCGCCGATCCTGGTGACCGCAGGCTTCGCCACCACCATCAACAACAACGTCTTCGGCGGCTGGATGGCCTCGCTGCCCACGTTCATTTACACGCAGATCCTCAACCCGACGTCGCCGTCCAACCCTGAGCCCTCGGATCAGCGTGCTTGGGGCGCGGCGTTGGTGCTGATCATCCTGGTGATGCTCCTGAACCTCGGAGCCCGCCTCATAGCCCGTCTGTTCGCGCCCAAAACGGGACGCTAGCCGGGCCGGCCGCGCGGTTATCCGCAGCGGCACCTTCAAACTTCCACACCCCCAAGGAACAAAGGAACATCATGTCCAAGCGCATCGACGTCAAAGACCTGAATGTCTACTACGGCAACTTCCTGGCCGTCGAGGACGTCAACATCAACATCCAGGCCAAGTCCGTGACGGCTTTCATCGGCCCGTCCGGCTGCGGCAAGTCCACCTTCCTCCGCACGCTGAACCGCATGCACGAGGTCCTTCCCGGCGCGCGCGTCGAGGGAGAGGTCCTCTTGGACGGCGACAACCTCTACGGCCCCGGCGTGGACCCCGTGACCGTCCGCACCCAGGTGGGCATGGTCTTCCAGCGCCCCAACCCGTTCCCCACCATGTCCATCCGTGACAACGTGCTGGCCGGCGTGAAGCTGAACAACAAGAAGATCTCCAAGGGTGCAGCCGATGCCCTGGTGGAGAAGTCCCTGGTGGGCGCCAACCTCTGGAACGAGGTCAAGGACCGCCTGGACAAGCCCGGCTCCGGCCTTTCCGGTGGCCAGCAGCAGCGCCTCTGCATCGCCCGCGCCATTGCCGTTGAGCCCCAGGTGATCCTCATGGACGAGCCCTGCTCCGCCCTGGACCCCATCTCCACGCTGGCCGTTGAGGACCTCATCAACGAGCTCAAGGACCAGTACACCGTGGTGATCGTGACCCACAACATGCAGCAGGCCGCCCGTGTGTCCGACAAGACCGCGTTCTTCAACATTGCAGGCACGGGCAAGCCCGGCAAGCTGATCGAGTTCGCTGACACCACCAGCATCTTCAACAACCCTGGCCAGAAAGCCACGGAAGACTACGTCTCCGGCCGCTTCGGATAAAGGGTTCTGCAGGTTCCGGCTTCTATGGGGGGAGTCGGCACAGAACGACGGCGGCCGTCGCCTTGGGGGTACGGCCGCCGTCGTTTTTTCTTACCCAACTGAGTAACAGCAAACGTCGCAATGAGCGCTCATTGCGACGTTTGCTGTTCCTCAGTTGGGCGAGGGCGGGAGGGTTACAAGTCCGCGAGGGGCGAGAACGCCAGCTCCAGGACGAAGGCCGCCGCGGCTGTGATCAACGGCGTGGCCACCCAGAACAACAGGATTCTCCGAACCAGGCGCCTGTTGACGGTGTTGAACCGCTGGTTCACGCCTGAACCCAGCACGGACGCGGTCAGCGTGTGGGTAGTGGAGAGCGGCAGGTGAAAACCGATGGCGCCGACGAAGAGCATTACGGACGTCAAGGTTTGTGCCACGAAACCGCGCAGCGGATCCACACGGATAAGTTTGTGGCCAAGGGTGTGGGAGATGCGCCAGCCGCCGAACAGGGTGCCGGCGGTGAGCATGATAGCCGTGAGCAGCAGGATCCAGAGCGGCACGTCGCTGCCGCCGGACAATCCGGCCGCAATCATGGCCAACACCATGACAGCGGCCGTGCGCTGACCATCCTGGAGTCCGTGGCCGAACGCCACAGCGGCGGTGGAGACGGCCTGTGCCCGTCGGAACCGCCGGTTCACCACGTTGGGCTGCGTGTAGCGCGCAGCCCACGTCACCGGCCAAACCAGCAGGTATGCGGCCACGAACGCGATGACGGGTGAAAGGACCAAAGGCAGTACCACTTGCGTGAGCAGGACGTTATCCATGCCGCCCACCGCGTTGCCGCCCACAAGGACGCTCGCGGCTCCGGCCCCAATCAGGCCTCCAACAAGGGAGTTGGTGGAGGACAAGGGAATGCCTCGCCACCACGCGTAAACGCCCCACAAGATGGATGCAGTGAGCGCCGAGGCCAACATGGTGAGGCCGCTGGTCCCGTTGGGCAGAGTGATCCAGGACTGCGTGAAAGCAAGGATGAAGGTGCCGCTGAGCATGGCGCCCACAAAGTTGAAGATGGCGGCGAGCAGCACGGCAATCGACGGTGTGAGGGCACGGGTCCGGGTGGAGAGCGCGACGGCGTTGGAGACATCGCGGAAGCCGTTGAGGAACGCGAACCCCGAGGCCAAAGCAACGACGAGGACCAGGAAGGCGATGGTCACGTCATGATTCCTTGACGATGATGCTGCCTACCTGGGTGGCGACCTTCCGCATGTCCTTGGTAACTTCCACCAACTGGTTGGCGATGTCCCGGTGCCGTGAGTACTGCGTGGACTTCATGTCCTTGAGCATCTCGGCCACCCAGATCCGGTGCGAGCGTTCTGCGCGCTTGGCCAGCCGAAGGATCTCGATCCAGTAGTCCTCGAGCTCGTCCAGATCCTCGAGCTTGCGCATGGCGTCCACGGTGAGCTCGGCTTGCCGGCTGATGATCTCCAGCTGGTCTGCAGCACGTTTGGGAAGGCGATCCAGTTTGTAGAGCGCCACGAGGTCTCCGGCGGCGTCGAGCTTCTCCATGGCCTCGTTGAGATGGCGGGAGAGGGTGTACATGTCCTCGCGGGGGAGCGGGTTCACGAAACTGGTCCGCATGTGCGTCAGCAGCGCAAAATGCAGGTCCAGGGACTTGGATTCGTGCTCGTGCAGCTCTTCGGCGAGGCGCTGGTGTTCACTGGCCGGCGCGCCGAGTATTTCGGAGAGCGTTCCAGTCGCGGCAACAATGACGCCGGCCATCTGCGCGAGCAGTACGAGCCCGGCAGGTTCCTGGGGAAAAAGGCGCAGCTTCATTTCGCTTCCGGGCCGGGGACGGATGGGCACGGGCAGTTTGACTTGACGGCGCCCGTTTCGGTCTCAACTTTACCGGCACGGCCGAGGCGTCTGGGAAGTCCACGCAGCGTTGCGGGCACTTCTCCCCATCGATGCAACTCCTGTAACCGTGCGACACTGTTTTAGCACCTAGTAAATCCACTCAATGGGGGAACCATGCGACTGAACCATGTCATGAAAATTTCCGGCATCGCTGCTGCCGGCCTGCTGGCCCTAACCGCCTGTGGCGGAGCAACTGCCAGCTCGACGACGGGTGGTTCAGAACCGTCGTCGTCCTCCTCCGTGGCGGCCTCGCCGTCAGCCTCGGCGTCCCCGTTGGCTTCCACCTCGTCGGAGGGCGCCGGTACTTCGTCGGGCTCCTACAAGGTGGCTGCTTGGGCCCTGCCCATCTCCGAGGCAGGGGACAAGCTGGGCACCATCAAGGGCGACAGCTTCAGCGTGGACGTCTACCAAGTGGCCACCGACGTCGCGTCCAAGGACAGCATGTTCGTGGACAAGGAGACCAAGGAAAACCTGCTCAAAAAGGGCGACCCCGTGGTCTACCTGAACTACGTGGTGACCAATACTTCATCAGCCGAGATCCCCCTGAGCCACTCGCTGATTACTCCCAACGCAAAGTACACGGACTGGAAGTACCTCGGCGGAATGCCCTCGGACTCCAGTAGCGATGGTTACAAGAAGCACGGACTTTCCAGCTCCGGCGTGAAGCTGAAGGAGAAGGACCCGTTCGTGCTGAAGCCGGGTGAGTCCTTCAATATCGCGGAGAACTTTGCCTACACGGCCGGTAAGGAAACCGAAATCAAGGTGACCATGACGCCGCAGGATGCCGCTGGCGATCTGGATCACGACAAGAAGGAAACAGCCGAAACCACGGTCACACTGAAGTAATTTCTCACCACGAAGGCCCGGACCGGCATCAATGCCAGTCCGGGCCTTCGTTGTTTGGGCATAAAAATGGTGCCGAACCGGATACGCCTCTCGGCGGTAGGCCGCTCGAAGCGGCTATATGTTGAAGCCCGGGGGTTTCGCGGTTCGACACCAGTTTTAGTTTTCACCGTCAGGCGGGCTAAGTCAACATTGACAGGCCGGGTCCGACGTGGGTACGTTTCGCCCTTTTCGCCGGCTAGTCCAGCTCTCCCAGGCGCCACGCGTTGGCCGCGTGTTCAAGGTCTTCTGCGGTCTTCACAAGTTGGTGTGAATTGCGCGTGAGCTTGCTGGCGTGGCCTTCGTTGCTGTGCTCCGCGCCGTCGGCAAGGGTGGCCTGGCCGAGCGCCACCACGCGGCAGAAAGCGGCGGAACGTTCCAGCGCGACGTCGAACTCGCCGTCGAAAGCGCCGGACAGAATGGCGTCAGCCATGGTCTTCATTTCGTCTGCCCCCGGCGGCTCGGCAGCACCTGCCACCACGTTGGCAACCTGCGCGGTGTCGCGGCCTGCCCTGAAGTAGACGGAGATCCGCTCGGGATTCTGGATGGTGGCGGCACGGAGGGCGTAGAGCCTCCAGAGTGCGCCTGGCAGGGAGCGTGCAGGACTTTCGGCCCACATCTCCGCGATGGCTTCGAGGCCCTGTTCATCAGCCAGTTTCACCAGGCGGCTGGTGACCGTGGGGTCATCGCTGTCGCGGCCGCGTCTGACCAGGGCCTGGGCCGCGAGGTGGGCTGCCTCCGAGACCCGTGCGGGGTCGGCGCCACCTGCGAACGGTTCGAAATCGATGGGCGCGAAGGGCTTGGGCTTGTGGTGCCTGTTTGCTCCGCCGTACGCACGTGATCCTGGCTGTTCGCTCATGAGTTCACCGTACTCCTGTGCTCTGGTGGGGTCGAGTAACGCTTGCCGGGGCTGCTTTGTTGTTTGCTGCGTTGCTTCCTGACCCTCTTTGCCGCCGCACTTGGCCCGACACGCCGTAGCTGCCGCGCGTCGCCGTCGTGTTTCTCCTCAAAGAAGGTCACGACGGCGCACGTCACCTTCAGTTCCTCGCAGGCCTAGACCTTGGGGTACAGTATTCATGGCTGTTTCAACAGCTGGAGGGGCCTTTAGCTCAGTTGGTAGAGCATCGGACTTTTAATCCGTGGGTCGTGGGTTCGATCCCCACAGGGCCCACCCTCCCAGACAGGCCGGAGACGTTGAGTCTCCGGCCTGTTTTTGTCTCCGGGCGGCCAATCCAACGGAAACCCAGCTATTTCAAATCAGTAAGTCGCTTTGTGAGAGTCTCGCAAACAATTGAGCGCCGGGCGGCCCCCACAGCTTCAGCGGTCAACAGGATCACGTCCTCGCGCTTCAGCACTGATGACCAAGCCCTCCGGACAGCACGCGGGCAGGCAAAGAAATAGATGAAAAATTCTCCAGGTGAAATCGATCTTCCTTATTGTTGGCGCCGTTTCCAGACTGTACGGTTAGCACCGTAGTAAGCATTCTTACGAGCTCGCATCACATTCTGGGGAGTGACACGTGAAACGTTTGCATTTTGCTTTAGTGGGGGCACTAACACTTGGGCTTGTAGGGTCGGTTACACCGGCCTTTGCCGCCACCACACCAGCGCAGGTTGCCACCGGATTCTCCGGCACCGCATATGGTTCATACATTTTTAACACCGATAAAACGCTGACCTCTGGCCCGACGGCGAATTCAGCAATCAGCTGCACGGGTGCCACAGGAAAGACCTCTACAAACACGGCAGCGGCATTGACCGTTCCGGCGGTTGGAAACGTTGGCGCGGCAACAACGAGTGTCAAAACGTTGTTGACCGCGACGGGCAAGCGGATCGAAAGTAAGTCAACGATCGATGGCACCAAGCTCTTGGGTGGTTTGGTCACTGCAGGCGTCATAACTTCCGAAAGCTCTGCGGACAAGGGCACCACCGGTGCCTTTTCCGGCACGAATAAAACGACCATTGCTGATTTAAAGGTCTTGGGAGTCACTGTGGGCGCCAACCCTGGCGCAAATACGGTGCTCGATCTCTCTGTACCTTTGGTCGGTTCGGTCGGCAAAATCACGCTTAATGGACAGGAGAAGCGCCTCGTTAACGGCGGGTACCAAGTTTCGACCACGGCACTTAGAGTCGAAGTGCTTAAGGCCGGGCTGGCGGGAATCCCAGTTGGAACGGATATCCGGCTCGGCGTCAGCACGGCAAACCACACCCCCGCACAATCGGGCTACTTTGCCGGTGGCGGGTTCAGCACTAAGGCAATCCTCGCCAACGGCCTACTCAACTCGGGGCCAACAGCGCTTGCCTACGTAAGGTGTGGCGGCGGAACCACCTCCGCTAACGTGGCGGGAGTGAACATTCCTGGTCTCGCCACTGC is drawn from Arthrobacter sp. 31Y and contains these coding sequences:
- the pstB gene encoding phosphate ABC transporter ATP-binding protein PstB — its product is MSKRIDVKDLNVYYGNFLAVEDVNINIQAKSVTAFIGPSGCGKSTFLRTLNRMHEVLPGARVEGEVLLDGDNLYGPGVDPVTVRTQVGMVFQRPNPFPTMSIRDNVLAGVKLNNKKISKGAADALVEKSLVGANLWNEVKDRLDKPGSGLSGGQQQRLCIARAIAVEPQVILMDEPCSALDPISTLAVEDLINELKDQYTVVIVTHNMQQAARVSDKTAFFNIAGTGKPGKLIEFADTTSIFNNPGQKATEDYVSGRFG
- a CDS encoding inorganic phosphate transporter codes for the protein MTIAFLVLVVALASGFAFLNGFRDVSNAVALSTRTRALTPSIAVLLAAIFNFVGAMLSGTFILAFTQSWITLPNGTSGLTMLASALTASILWGVYAWWRGIPLSSTNSLVGGLIGAGAASVLVGGNAVGGMDNVLLTQVVLPLVLSPVIAFVAAYLLVWPVTWAARYTQPNVVNRRFRRAQAVSTAAVAFGHGLQDGQRTAAVMVLAMIAAGLSGGSDVPLWILLLTAIMLTAGTLFGGWRISHTLGHKLIRVDPLRGFVAQTLTSVMLFVGAIGFHLPLSTTHTLTASVLGSGVNQRFNTVNRRLVRRILLFWVATPLITAAAAFVLELAFSPLADL
- a CDS encoding DUF47 domain-containing protein encodes the protein MKLRLFPQEPAGLVLLAQMAGVIVAATGTLSEILGAPASEHQRLAEELHEHESKSLDLHFALLTHMRTSFVNPLPREDMYTLSRHLNEAMEKLDAAGDLVALYKLDRLPKRAADQLEIISRQAELTVDAMRKLEDLDELEDYWIEILRLAKRAERSHRIWVAEMLKDMKSTQYSRHRDIANQLVEVTKDMRKVATQVGSIIVKES
- a CDS encoding choice-of-anchor P family protein translates to MGALTLGLVGSVTPAFAATTPAQVATGFSGTAYGSYIFNTDKTLTSGPTANSAISCTGATGKTSTNTAAALTVPAVGNVGAATTSVKTLLTATGKRIESKSTIDGTKLLGGLVTAGVITSESSADKGTTGAFSGTNKTTIADLKVLGVTVGANPGANTVLDLSVPLVGSVGKITLNGQEKRLVNGGYQVSTTALRVEVLKAGLAGIPVGTDIRLGVSTANHTPAQSGYFAGGGFSTKAILANGLLNSGPTALAYVRCGGGTTSANVAGVNIPGLATAGAASTTTNGVLTPQPKSTVTNTIAGLNVLNGLIQADAIKAETSATLAAGATTATVTDTSTFTNLRIKGLPAINANVAPNTVVQVAGLGQVTLHKVSKSSTAIIVTMIDVVISQPIGALPTGSRIQIGYSNSGVGL